Proteins found in one Plasmodium sp. gorilla clade G2 genome assembly, chromosome: 14 genomic segment:
- a CDS encoding exosome complex exonuclease RRP41, putative encodes MSIIQYLNDEGYRIDGRKNNECRLIKISLGNGNELIHVDGFSFFEIGNTKLFAYIQGPNEYKRPDEKCLVKCNVFLSPFNILEKKRKKSKDNVTREISSYIRNICNHIILLDLYKNSEINIFLYIIERDGGLKAAAVNTCILALIDAGIAIKYFISASSVLYLQNNILVDGNQFEVNSGSPELTLAIDMSSNKIVLLEFDAEVPIDIFQSMLKTCAQACIHVGNIMKLSIKENAIKLLSLNSILNT; translated from the coding sequence ATGTCAATTATACAATATTTAAATGACGAAGGTTACCGAATTGAcggaagaaaaaataatgaatgcagattaataaaaataagtttAGGAAATGGAAATGAGTTAATACATGTAGAtggattttctttttttgaaataggaaatacaaaattatttGCATACATACAAGGaccaaatgaatataaaagacCTGATGAAAAATGTTTAGTAAAATGTAACGTATTTTTATCaccttttaatatattagagaagaaaagaaaaaaaagtaaagatAATGTAACAAGAGAAATAAGTTcctatataagaaatatatgtaatcatataatattattagatttatataaaaattctgaaataaatatatttctatatattatagaaagAGATGGAGGATTAAAAGCAGCTGCTGTTAATACATGTATATTAGCTTTAATAGATGCAGGAATTGCtatcaaatattttatatctgcATCTTCAGtgttatatttacaaaacaATATATTAGTAGATGGAAATCAATTTGAAGTGAATTCTGGATCACCTGAATTAACACTAGCCATTGATATGAGCTCAAATAAAATTGTTCTATTAGAATTTGATGCTGAAGTTCCAATTGATATTTTTCAATCCATGTTAAAAACATGTGCTCAGGCATGTATACATGTTGGGAATATTATGAAATTAAGCATAAAGGAAAATGCCATAAAATTGTTGAGTTTAAATAGCATTTTAAACACATGa
- a CDS encoding CorA-like Mg2+ transporter protein, putative: MSDEGKLKKPLLNINEKDEELKEYKQIEDYNSKLGIVSNFNEKVEMKNLNQRNETNLKDESSYMDYMKRGFKRNNSEEYRTYNNISDEENVKDCKESKGIRESFLYSNKYIFSYMKDNREEYMKSDDFKIRIKCFNKYLKHEVHKIYNGEDTPYTLQSHELLKMVHKIKGETTPENSSGLAQYRDIRQLLSNNTTTRFDISPKRNCVLINLPYRKCIIFKDFLLYIPTFTNSPIPEIAEKEEKMCKYFIENSKVISLIKDSLPFEILILEAIFVDISEELKNEIEPVICEAEKLFEIISNNLSIYKCINKLTDMRRKLKIIDEKVQSVYKSIHGVLNNDDDVRRLEVSYFWDKPELWEKSDPTPNNEDTEMLLEYYCHEIEEFLKIIHRTDQSLDDVLQMVELNLDDARNNVLKLELGLKIYGIIITVVGTIAAIFGMNLKNGFESDQYVFWSLAFSLMFITIMCLFYVVVSFKKVKI; encoded by the coding sequence ATGTCTGATGAAGGAAAATTAAAGAAACCTTTACTCAATATAAATGAGAAGGATGAAGAACTAAAGGAGTATAAACAAATAGAAGACTATAATAGTAAGTTAGGTATTGTATCAAATTTTAATGAGAAAGTTGAAATGAAGAATTTAAATCAAAGGAATGAAACAAACCTTAAAGACGAAAGTAGTTATATGGATTATATGAAACGTggatttaaaagaaataatagtGAAGAATATAGAACGTATAACAATATATCAGATGAAGAGAATGTAAAAGATTGTAAAGAATCAAAAGGAATAAGAgaatcttttttatatagtaataaatatatattttcttatatgaAAGATAATAGAGAAGAATATATGAAAAGCGATGATTTTAAAATACGaataaaatgttttaataaatatttaaaacatgaggttcataaaatatacaatgGAGAAGATACCCCATATACTTTACAATCTCATGAATTGTTAAAAATggtacataaaataaaaggagaAACAACACCAGAAAATTCTAGTGGTTTAGCTCAGTATAGAGATATAAGAcaattattatcaaataacACAACAACTAGATTTGATATATCTCCTAAAAGAAATTGTGTACTTATCAATTTGCCTTATagaaaatgtattatatttaaagacTTTTTGTTGTATATCCCTACTTTTACTAACAGTCCAATACCTGAAATAGCTGAAAAGGAAGAGAAGAtgtgtaaatattttattgaaaATTCAAAAGTTATATCATTAATAAAAGATTCTTTACCTTTtgaaattttaattttggaAGCTATCTTTGTTGATATAAGTGAAGAATTGAAAAATGAAATTGAACCAGTGATATGTGAAGcagaaaaattatttgaaatTATAAGTAATAATTTAAGTATATacaaatgtataaataaattaactgATATGAGaaggaaattaaaaataattgacGAAAAAGTTCAAAGTGTATATAAATCTATTCATGGagttttaaataatgatgatgatgtaAGAAGATTAGAAGTTTCGTATTTCTGGGATAAACCAGAATTATGGGAAAAATCAGATCCTACTccaaataatgaagatacaGAAATGTTGTTAGAATATTATTGTCATGAAATAGAAGAATtcttaaaaattatacataggACAGATCAATCCTTGGATGATGTATTACAAATGGTTGAATTAAATTTAGATGATGCAAGAAATAATGTTTTGAAATTAGAATTaggtttaaaaatatatggaatTATAATAACTGTAGTTGGTACAATAGCTGCTATTTTTGgaatgaatttaaaaaatggtTTTGAAAGTGATCAGTATGTTTTTTGGTCACTAGCTTTTTCTTTAATGTTTATAACCATAATGTGTTTATTTTACGTTGTggtatcttttaaaaaagttaaaatttga
- a CDS encoding DNA mismatch repair protein MSH2, putative, which translates to MENHEVEEVNEDQILCLYIDTKKYQKSLGVCFYNYLKYEFLMTEFIDNGHFTALESLFIQKRPQKCFFNSTNDLVDDERLLNLFKICNVQAIPLEKKKYDATNLKDELKLIISHNDDVRNYDKHLELENACKCLMVLINYLKLQENQDIHNQCKINIHNMDLYMRLDKAAISALNILPNKKNTHSYNTNTSLLKFLDKCNTSIGSKKLVSWLTQPLTNVAEINKRLNIVEFFIKEDDARNVIFCNYLKRIPELDKLNHYLKEINQNNEIRVNSKYNEEMILKDIVKMYYSILDFKQIYFTLKPIKGKNKETIDEIIINPLHDILNKFSKLLDMIEITIDLEEVQENKVYLISTSFDSELEIIANEKNALMKKIKKHKDDVEKDIFADKYDRTYKRANREDIRLVDCNTNGFLFRVTKKDCGLVQQDKKKYMTVRMNKNEFLFTTNTLKNLCKQYDHCLNIYNTLQSEIINKTICAVSTYTPVIEKFIDLVSTLDVLISFSVVCHNSPFPYVRPVIVDHGENVIMRKSRHPLLELQYNLNNFIPNDIHMNKKNSRLIIVTGPNMGGKSTYIRQTAIICILAQIGMFVPCDFCEVPIFTQIMCRVGASDFQLKGISTFLSEMIEAAAIVKNADQNSFIIVDELGRGTSTYEGLGISWSIGKYILDNIKCFCLFATHFHEMSNIAYQCEGVINRHVETTIDKEKKKICFLYEIKDGASNKSYGVNVAEIAKLPKDVIQKAYEKVEELESAENKYYLKEKLNIDTSASTDENYKMKISNYMKIKDEIHHLFSSTNENEFMERFVSKKNYLKELAI; encoded by the coding sequence ATGGAAAATCATGAAGTAGAAGAAGTTAATGAGGATCAGATATTATGCTTATACATAGATACGAAAAAATATCAGAAAAGTTTAGGtgtatgtttttataattatttaaaatatgaatttttaaTGACAGAATTTATTGATAATGGACATTTTACAGCTTTAGAATCATTATTCATACAGAAAAGACCACAAAAGTGTTTTTTTAATAGTACTAATGATTTAGTTGATGATGAAAGGCTTTTAAATTTGTTTAAAATTTGTAATGTTCAAGCTATTCCtttagaaaagaaaaagtatGATGCAACTAATTTAAAAGATGAATTAAAGCTAATTATATCTCATAATGATGATGTAAGAAATTATGATAAACATTTAGAATTAGAAAATGCATGTAAATGTTTAATggttttaattaattatttaaaactaCAAGAAAATCAAGATATACATAATCAatgtaaaattaatatacataatatggATTTATATATGAGATTAGATAAAGCAGCTATTAGTGCATTAAATATCCTtccaaataaaaagaatacacATAGTTATAATACTAATACAAGTTTATTGAAATTTTTAGATAAATGTAATACTTCAATAGGTTCCAAAAAATTAGTATCATGGTTAACACAACCATTAACTAATGTTgcagaaataaataaaagattaAATATTGTTGAATTTTTCATAAAAGAAGATGATGCTCGTaatgttattttttgtaattatttaaaaaggaTACCAGAATTAGATAAACTtaatcattatttaaaagaaataaatcaaaataatgaaattcGAGTAAAttctaaatataatgaagaaatgATTTTAAAAGACATtgtaaaaatgtattattctATTTTAGATTTTAAACAAATTTACTTTACTTTAAAACCTATTAAAGGAAAAAACAAAGAAACTATAGACGAAATCATTATAAATCCTTTACATGACATTTTGAATAaattttctaaattattaGATATGATTGAAATAACTATAGACTTAGAAGAAGTTCAAGAAAATAAAGTTTATTTAATTTCGACTAGTTTTGATAGTGAATTAGAAATTATTgctaatgaaaaaaatgcattaatgaagaaaatcAAAAAACATAAAGATGATGTagaaaaagatatttttGCAGATAAATATGACAGAACTTATAAAAGAGCAAATAGAGAAGATATTAGATTAGTAGATTGTAATACCAATGGATTTTTATTTAGAGTAACAAAAAAAGATTGTGGTTTAGTTCaacaagataaaaaaaaatatatgacagtgcgtatgaataaaaatgaatttttatttacaacaaatacattaaaaaatttatgtaaACAATATGATCATtgtttaaatatttacaataCATTACAATCAGAAatcataaataaaacaatatgtGCTGTTTCTACATATACACCAGTTATTGAAAAGTTTATTGATTTAGTATCTACATTAGATGTATTAATATCTTTTTCAGTCGTTTGTCATAATTCACCATTTCCATATGTTCGACCAGTAATAGTTGATCATGGAGAAAATGTAATTATGAGAAAATCACGTCATCCATTGTTAGAATTACAATATAATTTGAATAACTTTATACCTAATGATATCCATATGAACAAAAAGAATAGTAGGTTAATTATAGTTACTGGACCTAATATGGGAGGTAAAAGTACATATATTAGACAAACAgctattatatgtatattggCTCAAATAGGTATGTTTGTACCATGTGATTTTTGTGAAGTTCCTATTTTTACACAAATTATGTGCAGAGTTGGAGCTTCCGATTTTCAATTAAAAGGAATTTCAACCTTTTTATCAGAAATGATAGAAGCAGCAGCAATTGTAAAAAATGCTGATCaaaattcttttattattgttgacGAACTAGGTAGAGGTACATCTACTTATGAAGGATTAGGTATAAGTTGGTCTATtgggaaatatattttagataatataaaatgtttttgTCTATTTGCTACTCATTTCCACGAAATGTCAAATATTGCATATCAATGTGAAGGAGTTATTAACAGACATGTAGAAACTACAATTGATAaggagaaaaagaaaatttgctttttatatgaaattaaAGATGGGGCTTCAAATAAAAGTTATGGAGTTAATGTTGCTGAAATAGCCAAATTACCAAAAGATGTTATTCAAAAAGCTTATGAAAAAGTAGAGGAACTTGAATCAgctgaaaataaatattatttaaaagaaaaattaaatatagatACTTCAGCAAGTACtgatgaaaattataaaatgaaaatttcaaattatatgaaaataaaagatgaaattcaccatttattttcatctactaatgaaaatgaatttaTGGAACGATTTGtttccaaaaaaaattatttaaaagaattagCTATCTaa